The Castor canadensis chromosome 8, mCasCan1.hap1v2, whole genome shotgun sequence genome contains a region encoding:
- the Pex6 gene encoding peroxisome biogenesis factor 6: protein MALAVLRVLEPFPTETPPLAVLLPPGGPWPAAGQGLVLALRPADESPAGPALLVAALERPGAETEEQSPGPPQLLVSRALLRLLALGSGARVRARPVRRPPALGWALLGTSPGPGLGPRVGPLLVRRGETLPVPGPRVLETRPSLQGLLGPGTRLAVTELCRQPRQCPEGGDSRRPPPPPLVSSFAASGTVRHLQGVLGGTGDSLGVSRSCLRGLGLFQGEWVWVARAGGLTNTSMPHLATVRVLEPRWDLSERLGPGSGQLAEPLADGLALVPATLAFNLGCDPVEVGELRIQRYLEGSISPEDKGSCSLLPGPPFARELHIEIVSSPHYSTSGNYDHVLYRHFQTARVVQEGDVLCVPTIGQAEILEGSPEKLPRWREMFFKVKKTVGEAPGGPTSAYLADTTHTSLYMLGSTLSPVPALPSERSTVWSSLSPPGLEALVMELCTALKPRLQPGGALLTGSSCVLLRGPPGSGKTTAVAAACLRLGLHLLKVPCSSLCADSSGAVETKLQATFSRARRCRPAVLLLTAVDLLGRDRDGLGEDARVVAMLHHLLLHEDPLSSCPPLMVVATTSRAQDLPTDVQTAFPHELEVPVLSEGQRLSVLQALTAHLLLGQEVNLAQLARHCAGFVVGDLCALMTHSSRAACTRIKNSGLAGGLSKEDEGELCAAGFPLLAEDFAQALEQLQTAHSQAVGAPKIPSVSWHDVGGLQEVKKEILETIQLPLEHPELLSLGLRRSGLLLHGPPGTGKTLLAKAVATECSLTFLSVKGPELINMYVGQSEENVREVFARARAAAPCIIFFDELDSLAPSRGRSGDSGGVMDRVVSQLLAELDGLHSTQDVFVIGATNRPDLLDSALLRPGRFDKLVFVGASEDRASQLRVLSTITRKFKLEPSVDLVNVLDCCPPQLTGADLYSLCSDAMTTALKRRVRDLEEGLETGSSALMLTMEDLLQAAARLQPSVSEQELLRYKRIQRKFAAC from the exons ATGGCGCTGGCTGTTTTGCGGGTGCTGGAGCCCTTCCCGACCGAGACACCCCCGTTGGCAGTGCTGCTGCCGCCCGGGGGCCCGTGGCCTGCGGCGGGGCAGGGCCTGGTGCTGGCCTTGCGGCCTGCAGACGAGAGCCCAGCAGGGCCGGCGCTGCTAGTGGCGGCTCTGGAGAGGCCAGGTGCCGAGACTGAGGAGCAAAGTCCTGGGCCCCCGCAGCTGCTGGTCAGCCGCGCGCTGCTGCGGCTCCTGGCACTGGGCTCCGGGGCGCGGGTGCGTGCGCGGCCGGTGCGGCGACCTCCAGCGCTAGGCTGGGCGCTGCTGGGCACCTCACCGGGACCCGGGCTCGGCCCGCGAGTCGGACCGTTGCTGGTCAGGCGCGGAGAGACCCTGCCAGTGCCCGGACCGCGAGTGCTGGAGACGCGGCCATCGTTGCAAGGGTTGCTGGGGCCAGGGACGCGGCTGGCTGTGACTGAGCTCTGCAGGCAGCCCAGACAGTGCCCAGAGGGTGGGGACAGCCGCCGGCCCCCACCTCCGCCGCTGGTGTCCTCCTTCGCGGCTTCTGGGACAGTCCGGCATCTCCAGGGAGTTCTGGGAGGGACTGGAGATTCACTGGGAGTGAGCCGGAGCTGTCTCCGTGGTCTCGGCCTCTTCCAGGGCGAATGGGTGTGGGTGGCCCGCGCCGGAGGGTTAACGAACACTTCCATGCCGCACTTGGCCACCGTGCGAGTCCTAGAGCCTCGCTGGGACCTCTCTGAGAGACTGGGACCCGGCTCCGGGCAGCTGGCAGAGCCGCTGGCTGACGGACTGGCGCTCGTGCCTGCCACTCTGGCTTTTAATCTCGGCTGTGATCCCGTGGAAGTGGGAGAGCTCAGAATTCAG AGGTACTTGGAAGGCTCCATCTCCCCTGAAGACAAAGGAAGCTGTTCATTGCTGCCTGGGCCTCCGTTTGCTAGAGAGTTACACATCGAAATTGTGTCCTCTCCTCACTACAGCACTAGTGGAAATTATGACCATGTTCTTTACCGGCACTTTCAAACAGCCAG GGTAGTCCAGGAAGGGGATGTTCTATGTGTACCAACAATTGGGCAAGCAGAGATCCTGGAAGGAAGTCCAGAGAAACTGCCCAG GTGGCGAGAGatgttttttaaagtgaagaaAACAGTTGGGGAAGCCCCAGGTGGGCCAACCAGCGCCTATCTGGCAGATACCACCCATACGTCCTTATACATG TTAGGTTCTACCCTGAGCCCTGTTCCAGCGCTTCCTTCAGAAAGATCTACTGTCTGGAGCAGCTTGTCTCCTCCAGGCCTGGAGGCCTTGGTGATGGAGCTCTGCACTGCCCTGAAGCCGCGCCTCCAGCCGGG GGGGGCACTGCTGACAGGAAGTAGCTGTGTCCTTCTTCGGGGCCCCCCAGGCAGTGGGAAGACCACAGCAGTGGCTGCTGCCTGCCTTCGCCTTGGACTCCACTTACTGAAG GTGCCCTGTTCCAGCCTGTGTGCAGACAGTAGTGGGGCTGTGGAGACAAAACTGCAGGCCACCTTTTCCCGGGCACGCCGCTGCCGGCCTGCTGTCCTATTACTGACTGCTGTGGATCTTCTGGGCCGAGACCGTGATGGGCTGGGTGAGGATGCTCGTGTGGTGGCCATGCTGCATCACCTCCTCCTCCATGAGGACCCCTTAAGCAG CTGCCCTCCTCTGATGGTTGTGGCTACCACTAGCCGAGCCCAGGACCTGCCTACTGATGTGCAGACAGCATTTCCTCATGAGCTGGAGGTGCCTGTGCTGTCAGAGGGGCAGCGGCTCAGTGTCCTGCAGGCCCTTACCGCCCACCTTCTCCTGGGCCAGGAGGTGAACCTGGCACAGCTGGCAAGGCACTGTGCA GGCTTCGTGGTAGGGGATCTCTGTGCCCTTATGACCCACAGCAGCCGGGCAGCCTGCACTAGGATCAAGAACTCAGG TTTGGCAGGTGGCTTGAGCAAGGAGGATGAGGGGGAGCTGTGTGCTGCTGGCTTTCCCCTCCTAGCTGAGGATTTTGCACAGGCACTAGAGCAACTGCAGACAGCTCATTCCCAGGCTGTGGGAGCACCCAAG ATCCCCTCCGTGTCCTGGCATGATGTGGGTGGGCTGCAGGAGGTGAAGAAGGAGATTCTGGAGACCATCCAGCTCCCTCTGGAGCATCCTGAGCTGTTGAGCCTGGGCCTAAGGCGCTCAGGCCTTCTGCTTCATGGGCCTCCTGGTACTGGCAAGACCCTCCTGGCTAAGGCAGTAGCCACTGAGTGCAGCCTCACTTTCCTCAG CGTGAAGGGGCCAGAACTCATCAACATGTATGTGGGCCAAAGTGAGGAGAATGTGCGGGAAG TGTTTGCCAGGGCCAGGGCCGCTGCTCCATGTATCATCTTCTTTGATGAACTAGACTCCTTGGCACCAAGCCGGGGACGAAGTGGAGACTCTGGAGGAGTAATGGACAG GGTGGTGTCTCAGCTCCTGGCCGAGCTGGATGGACTTCACAGCACTCAGGATGTATTTGTGATCGGAGCTACAAACAGACCAGACCTCCTAGATTCTGCGCTTCTGCGTCCTGGCAG ATTTGACAAGCTGGTGTTTGTGGGGGCAAGTGAGGACCGGGCCTCTCAGCTTCGTGTTCTGAGCACCATCACACGCAA GTTTAAGCTAGAACCTTCTGTGGACCTGGTGAACGTGCTGGATTGCTGCCCGCCCCAGTTGACTGGTGCAGACCTCTACTCTCTCTGCTCTGATGCCATGACAACTGCTCTCAAACGCAGGGTTCGTGACCTGGAGGAAG GGCTGGAGACAGGGAGTTCGGCACTGATGCTCACAATGGAAGACCTTCTGCAGGCTGCTGCTCGGTTACAGCCCTCAGTCAGTGAGCAGGAGCTGCTCCGGTATAAGCGTATCCAGCGCAAGTTTGCTGCCTGCTAG
- the Gnmt gene encoding glycine N-methyltransferase — MVDSVYRTRSLGVAAEGLPDQYADGEAARVWQLYIGDTRSRTAEYKAWLLGLLRQHGCQRVLDVACGTGVDSIMLVEEGFSVTSVDASDKMLKYALKERWNRRQEPAFDKWVIEEANWMTLDKDVPQPVGGGFDAVICLGNSFAHLPDCKGDQSEHRLALKNIANMVRPGGLLVIDHRNYDHILSTGCAPPGKNIYYKSDLTKDITTSVLTVNNKAHMVTLDYTVQVPDAGQDGSPGLSKFRLSYYPHCLVSFTELLQAAFGGKCQHSVLGDFKPYKPGQDYIPCYFIHVLKKTG; from the exons ATGGTGGACAGCGTGTACCGGACCCGCTCGCTGGGGGTGGCGGCCGAAGGGCTCCCAGACCAGTATGCGGACGGGGAGGCGGCGCGCGTGTGGCAGCTCTACATCGGGGACACCCGCAGCCGCACCGCCGAGTACAAGGCGTGGCTGCTCGGGCTGCTGCGCCAGCACGGCTGCCAGCGGGTGCTCGACGTGGCTTGTGGCACCGG GGTGGACTCCATCATGCTGGTAGAAGAGGGCTTCAGTGTGACGAGTGTGGATGCCAGTGACAAGATGCTGAAGTATGCGCTTAAAGAGCGCTGGAACCGGCGGCAGGAGCCTGCCTTTGACAAGTGGG TCATCGAAGAAGCCAACTGGATGACTCTTGACAAAGATGTGCCACAGCCAGTAGGTGGTGGCTTTGATGCAGTCATCTGCCTTGGAAACAGTTTTGCCCACTTGCCAGACTGCAAAG GTGACCAGAGTGAGCACAGGCTGGCGCTGAAGAACATTGCGAACATGGTGCGGCCAGGGGGCCTGCTGGTCATTGATCATCGCAACTATGATCACATCCTCAGCACCGGCTGTGCACCCCCGGGGAAGAACATCTACTATAAG AGTGATTTGACCAAGGATATCACAACATCGGTGCTGACAGTGAACAACAAAGCCCACATGGTGACCCTGGACTACACGGTGCAGGTGCCAGATGCTGGCCAGGATGGCTCTCCTGGCTTAAG TAAATTCCGGCTCTCTTACTATCCACATTGTCTTGTGTCCTTCACGGAGTTACTTCAAGCAGCCTTCGGGGGCAAGTGCCAGCACAGTGTCCTGGGTGACTTCAAGCCTTACAAGCCAGGCCAAGACTACATTCCCTGCTACTTCATCCACGTGCTCAAGAAGACAGGCTGA